One window from the genome of Eucalyptus grandis isolate ANBG69807.140 chromosome 7, ASM1654582v1, whole genome shotgun sequence encodes:
- the LOC104453859 gene encoding protein PHYLLO, chloroplastic isoform X4, whose product MGPPLTLSQAAASLPRPSTLYCPSVPSLSPSLSTSSPLLCTTSFDSPRPALRVRRMRNAEVAEAVRFDGPVIHVDALSAIEDDELVVENCITRTLPPALTLERGLQSIKEAVEKLKLDPPLPASGFFRFSVMVPPSAKALCWFCVQPESSKVFPLFFMSEEEEPTYKSLYLNETRGTFGIGAAAYFRYSSSEATGESTQIKRYLSNDSALIKAYGFLDVNFNAELSSMEHEAGSFYFFIPQIELDECEDVSILSATLAWSGPSSCPFEEALVSFESSSQQVISYIQNTGEKFPVARIQSTLGKLNVVENPLTSMVQRYVTSPDAINVLSDPMDLEVASYSSQFTVRLSPKITVSNNMLSQATERSYSVRDLANINSVWASLIIEECFRLGLTYFCIAPGSRSSPLAIAAASHPLATCIACFDERSLAFHAIGYARGSRRPAIVITTSGTAVSNLLPAVVEASQDFMPLLLLTADRPPELQDVGANQSVNQVNHFGSFVRYFFSLPVPSDHIPARMVLTTLDSAVHWATSAPRGPVHLNCPFREPLDGRPEKWMLSCLNGLDFWMANVEPFTKYIQVQHYHSNTDAACRMEEISKSIQASDRGLLLLGAIHSEDDIWAVLLLAKHLCWPVVADILSGLRLRRLSSVENILFLDHLDHALVSNSFKNWMQVDAVIQIGSKITSKRVSQMLENSPPRLYIMVDEHPCRHDPSHMMTHRIQSSIVGFVDVLLRGHFLYKSSTWSDYLQALNNMVARELSFQIDAEHSLTEPQVARVISKTLSPAKALFVGNSMVIRDMDMYGQSRTNFTDKVTSTLLNSRLQYQLIQIAGNRGASGIDGLLSTAVGFALGSNKQVVCLIGDVSFLHDTNGLAILSQSVKHVLVHAKKEFQDALNKSNYERMDCVIEVQSDIEANAVTHSSLRSFASQAANGALRILMKIPAPGTVSLSPQFLVCEILRVEFSMYRIPLVAPPTSADPDCDCATSYREGFLLHLYLEDNIVGLGEIAPLEIHEENLQDVEEQLRFLIHVMKGAKINYMLPTLHGSYSSWIRSELGIMPSSIFPSVRCGLEMAILNAIAGKQDSNLSSILSCHTNRDVVSEKSQGVKICALLNPHGTPEEVAQVASMLVQEGFTAIKLKVARQADPIQDALIIQEVRKKVGYKIQLRADANRKWTYEEAIRFSSSVKNCDLQYIEEPVQDEHDIVKFCEESGLSVALDETIDNCRHDPLKMLANHVHPGIVAVVLKPSVLGGFETSAMVARWAQHQEKMAVVSSTFESGVGLSAYILFSHYIDLHQAKLFKTRSHKVDPPIAHGLGTYQWLKDDVTTDPLKISHHPNSECVEANIADASRLLQNFQVNHKVMVRKSTDEEVRRYNLMVKLKGNQYSINAIEVGHETQDNVLVFLHGFLGTCEEWIPIMKAISGTARCISIDLPGHGNSVGQSHATEEAAETPRLSIEIIADVLHNVLQQITSKKIILIGYSMGARISLYMTLKFTDKIKGATIISGSPGLKNASERKVRRAKDDNRAQILVTYGLPVFLDSWYEGELWKSLRSHPHFQKIVSSRLRHNDVHGLAKALSDLSIGRQPSLWEDLKHSETPLLLVVGESDAKFKAIARKMFDEFGCNREVWDGSGSPDSSCEIFEVPGSGHAAHLENPLAVARALRKFLTRVNKEFID is encoded by the exons ATGGGTCCTCCTCTGACGCTGTCGCAAGCGGCCGCCTCCCTTCCCCGGCCGTCGACCCTCTATTGCCCCTCCGTCCCCTCTCTCTCGCCCTCCCTCTCCACCTCCTCGCCGCTTCTCTGCACGACTTCGTTCGACTCTCCTCGCCCCGCTCTTCGCGTCCGTCGGATGCGGAATGCAGAG GTGGCCGAGGCGGTGAGATTCGACGGTCCTGTTATTCATGTCGATGCGTTATCTGCTATCGAGGACGATGAGTTGGTGGTGGAGAATTGCATTACGCGAACTCTGCCCCCTGCATTGACCCTCGAACGCGGCCTCCAGAGTATTAAAGAAGCCGTGGAGAAGCTGAAGTTGGATCCTCCTCTTCCTGCTAGCGGATTTTTCAGATTCTCG GTTATGGTACCCCCTAGTGCGAAAGCTCTATGTTGGTTTTGCGTTCAACCTGAGTCATCCAAGgtctttcctctgttttttatGTCCGAAGAGGAAGAGCCAACCTATAAATCATTGTACTTGAATGAGACCAGGGGAACTTTTGGAATTGGGGCAGCTGCTTATTTCAGGTACTCTTCTTCAGAAGCCACTGGAGAATCCACTCAGATCAAAAG ATATTTATCGAATGATTCGGCACTGATAAAGGCTTATGGTTTTCTGGATGTTAATTTCAACGCAGAGTTGTCTTCCATGGAACATGAGGCAGGCTCATTTTACTTTTTCATTCCTCAG ATCGAGCTGGATGAATGTGAGGATGTTTCTATTTTGTCAGCAACACTGGCCTGGAGTGGGCCTTCCTCCTGTCCATTTGAGGAGGCTCTTGTTTCGTTCGAGTCATCTTCACAGCAG GTGATTTCATATATTCAGAATACTGGAGAGAAATTCCCTGTTGCTCGTATACAATCTACTCTTGGAAAGCTCAATGTGGTGGAGAATCCTTTAACCTCGATG GTCCAGAGATATGTGACATCACCAGATGCAATCAATGTTTTATCTGACCCGATGGATCTG GAAGTGGCTTCATATTCCTCTCAGTTTACTGTCAGGCTTTCACCAAAGATTACTGTATCGAATAATATG CTGTCACAAGCAACCGAAAGAAGTTACTCAGTGCGGGATCTTGCCAACATTAATTCAGTTTGGGCTTCACTAATCATTGAGGAATGCTTCCGACTTGGCTTGACG TACTTTTGTATAGCTCCGGGATCAAGATCATCTCCACTTGCTATTGCTGCAGCGAGTCATCCTTTGGCTACGTGTATTGCTTGCTTTGATGAGCGTTCACTGGCATTTCATGCTATTGGTTATGCAAGAGGATCTCGGAGACCAGCCATTGTAATAACGACATCAGGCACTGCAGTATCAAATCTTCTTCCTGCG GTTGTTGAGGCCAGCCAAGATTTTATGCCTCTTCTATTACTCACTGCTGACCGTCCTCCGGAGCTGCAGGATGTTGGAGCAAACCAATCAGTCAATCAG GTAAAccattttggttcttttgtgAGGTACTTCTTCAGTCTTCCTGTGCCAAGCGATCATATTCCTGCACGAATGGTACTTACAACACTTGATTCTGCTGTGCATTGGGCGACCTCTGCGCCTCGTGGCCCTGTTCATCTTAACTGTCCTTTTCGGGAACCTCTAGATGGAAGACCAGAGAAGTGGATGCTTAGCTGTTTGAATGGGTTAGATTTTTGGATGGCCAATGTTGAACCATTTACTAAGTATATCCAAGTGCAACATTACCACTCAAACACTGATGCTGCGTGTCGAATGGAAGAGATTTCAAAGTCAATTCAAGCTTCAGACAGAGGGCTTCTATTACTTGGTGCAATCCACTCAGAGGATGACATATGGGCAGTTCTTCTCTTGGCTAAGCACCTTTGTTGGCCTGTTGTAGCCGACATATTATCTGGTTTAAGATTAAGAAGGCTTTCATCTGTGGAGAACATTTTGTTTCTGGATCATCTTGATCATGCTCTGGTCTCAAATTCCTTCAAAAATTGGATGCAGGTTGATGCGGTAATTCAG ATTGGAAGTAAAATTACAAGCAAAAGAGTTTCTCAAATGCTAGAGAATTCCCCCCCACGTTTGTATATCATGGTTGATGAGCATCCATGTCGCCATGACCCATCACACATGATGACGCACAGGATCCAGAGTTCCATTGTTGGATTTGTTGATGTCCTTCTCAGAGGTCACTTTTTATACAAAAGCAGTACATGGAGTGACTATCTACAAGCTCTGAATAATATG GTTGCACGGGAGttatcttttcaaattgatGCTGAACACTCTTTAACTGAACCTCAAGTTGCTCGTGTGATTTCAAAAACACTCTCACCTGCGAAAGCTCTATTTGTTGGAAACAGCATGGTAATTCGGGATATGGACATGTATGGACAGAGTCGGACAAATTTTACTGATAAAGTCACTTCGACATTGCTCAATTCAAGACTGCAGTATCAGCTGATACAGATAGCTGGAAATAGAGGAGCTAGTGGCATTGATGGTTTACTTAGCACAGCCGTTGGCTTTGCTCTTGGTAGCAACAAACAA GTAGTTTGTCTAATCGGTGATGTCTCTTTCCTTCATGATACAAATGGCTTGGCAATTTTGAGCCAAAG CGTGAAGCATGTCCTGGTGCATGCGAAGAAAGAATTTCAAGATGCTCTAAACAAATCTAACTATGAAAGAATGGATTGTGTCATTGAAGTCCAAAGCGACATTGAAGCAAATGCAGTTACTCACAG TTCTTTGAGAAGTTTTGCTTCACAAGCAGCAAATGGTGCTTTACGTATCCTTATGAAGATTCCTGCACCAGGCACTGTTTCACTTTCACCTCAGTTCCTGGTTTGTGAAATTCTCAGGGTGGAATTCTCCATGTACAG AATTCCGCTAGTGGCACCACCCACTTCAGCTGATCCTGATTGTGATTGTGCAACTTCATACAGAGAGGGCTTTCTGTTGCATTTGTATCTTGAAGATAATATTGTTGGGCTTGGCGAG ATTGCGCCCCTTGAAATTCATGAAGAAAACCTGCAAGATGTAGAAGAGCAGCTTCGGTTTCTCATCCATGTGATGAAAGGAGCTAAGATTAATTATATGCTTCCTACACTTCATGGGTCATATTCTTCTTGGATAAGGAGCGAATTGGGAATTATG CCAAGTTCAATCTTTCCAAGTGTCAGATGTGGTCTGGAAATGGCTATCCTCAATGCCATTGCAGGAAAACAAGATTCTAATTTGTCAAGCATACTTAGTTGCCATACCAATAGAGATGTAGTATCTGAGAAGTCACAGGGTGTCAAGATATGTGCTTTACTTAATCCACATGGGACTCCTGAAGAGGTGGCTCAAGTTGCTAGTATGCTTGTCCAGGAGGGATTTACAGCAATAAAGTTGAAA GTAGCACGCCAGGCAGATCCAATTCAAGATGCTCTTATTATACAGGAAGTGAGAAAGAAGGTTGGGTACAAGATTCAACTCCGTGCAGATGCCAATAGGAAGTGGACTTATGAAGAAGCAATCCGATTTTCCTCTTCTGTTAAAAACTGTGATTTGCAGTATATTGAG GAACCTGTCCAAGATGAACATGATATTGTAAAGTTCTGCGAAGAGAGTGGATTATCTGTTGCTCTGGATGAGACTATTGATAACTGTCGACATGACCCTCTCAAAATGCTTGCAAATCATGTTCACCCAGGAATAGTTGCTGTT GTCCTTAAACCAAGTGTGCTTGGTGGATTTGAAACCTCAGCTATGGTTGCTCGGTGGGCTCAGCATCAGGAGAAGATGGCCGTCGTAAGCTCTACATTCGAAAGTGGTGTGGGTTTATCGGCGTACATTTTGTTTTCCCATTATATTgatctacatcaagcaaagttATTCAAAACAAGGAGCCACAAAGTTGATCCACCCATAGCACATGGTCTTGGGACTTATCAGTGGCTCAAAGATGATGTGACAACTGATCCTCTGAAGATTTCTCATCATCCGAATAGTGAGTGTGTAGAAGCAAATATAGCTGATGCTAGTAGACTGCTTCAGAATTTTCAGGTCAATCACAAGGTCATGGTTAGAAAATCTACTGATGAGGAAGTCCGTAGATACAACTTGATGGTGAAATTGAAGGGCAATCAGTATTCAATCAATGCGATCGAAGTTGGGCATGAAACT CAGGACAATGTACTTGTGTTCCTTCACGGTTTTCTAGGAACTTGTGAAGAATGGATACCAATAATGAAGGCCATTTCAGGAACAGCGAGATGCATTTCTATTGACCTTCCTGGCCACGGGAATTCAGTTGGCCAATCACATGCGACTGAAGAAGCAGCTGAGACACCAAGACTGTCTATTGAGATTATTGCAGATGTGTTACACAACGTACTACAACAGATAACTTCTAAGaagattattcttattggataTTCGATGGGAGCAAGGATATCATTGTATATGACCTTAAAATTTACTGACAAG ATTAAAGGAGCCACGATTATATCCGGAAGCCCTGGGTTGAAGAATGCCAGTGAAAGAAAAGTTCGCCGTGCTAAAGATGACAACAGAGCGCAAATTCTTGTTACATATGGCTTACCAGTCTTTCTTGATTCTTGGTATGAAGGAGAGCTGTGGAAGAG CTTAAGGAGCCATCCACATTTTCAGAAGATAGTTTCGAGCCGCTTACGGCACAATGATGTACATGGTCTTGCAAAAGCTCTATCCGATTTGAGCATTGGGAGGCAACC GTCACTTTGGGAAGACTTAAAGCACAGTGAGACTCCTCTTTTGCTTGTTGTGGGGGAAAGCGATGCGAAGTTCAAGGCAATTGCTCGAAAAATGTTTGATGAATTTGGCTGCAACAGAGAAGTCTGGGATGGCTCAGGCTCGCCAGATTCTAGCTGTGAGATCTTTGAAGTTCCTGGGAGTGGGCATGCTGCTCATTTGGAGAACCCTCTTGCCGTTGCTCGGGCATTGAGAAAGTTCTTGACAAGAGTAAATAAAGAGTTCATAGACTAA
- the LOC104453859 gene encoding protein PHYLLO, chloroplastic isoform X3 has protein sequence MGPPLTLSQAAASLPRPSTLYCPSVPSLSPSLSTSSPLLCTTSFDSPRPALRVRRMRNAEVAEAVRFDGPVIHVDALSAIEDDELVVENCITRTLPPALTLERGLQSIKEAVEKLKLDPPLPASGFFRFSVMVPPSAKALCWFCVQPESSKVFPLFFMSEEEEPTYKSLYLNETRGTFGIGAAAYFRYSSSEATGESTQIKRYLSNDSALIKAYGFLDVNFNAELSSMEHEAGSFYFFIPQIELDECEDVSILSATLAWSGPSSCPFEEALVSFESSSQQVISYIQNTGEKFPVARIQSTLGKLNVVENPLTSMVQRYVTSPDAINVLSDPMDLEVASYSSQFTVRLSPKITVSNNMLSQATERSYSVRDLANINSVWASLIIEECFRLGLTYFCIAPGSRSSPLAIAAASHPLATCIACFDERSLAFHAIGYARGSRRPAIVITTSGTAVSNLLPAVVEASQDFMPLLLLTADRPPELQDVGANQSVNQVNHFGSFVRYFFSLPVPSDHIPARMVLTTLDSAVHWATSAPRGPVHLNCPFREPLDGRPEKWMLSCLNGLDFWMANVEPFTKYIQVQHYHSNTDAACRMEEISKSIQASDRGLLLLGAIHSEDDIWAVLLLAKHLCWPVVADILSGLRLRRLSSVENILFLDHLDHALVSNSFKNWMQVDAVIQIGSKITSKRVSQMLENSPPRLYIMVDEHPCRHDPSHMMTHRIQSSIVGFVDVLLRGHFLYKSSTWSDYLQALNNMVARELSFQIDAEHSLTEPQVARVISKTLSPAKALFVGNSMVIRDMDMYGQSRTNFTDKVTSTLLNSRLQYQLIQIAGNRGASGIDGLLSTAVGFALGSNKQVVCLIGDVSFLHDTNGLAILSQRRTSRKPMTIIAINNHGGAIFSLLPIAKNADPQVLDKYFYTSHNVSIRELCLAHGVKHVLVHAKKEFQDALNKSNYERMDCVIEVQSDIEANAVTHSSLRSFASQAANGALRILMKIPAPGTVSLSPQFLVCEILRVEFSMYRIPLVAPPTSADPDCDCATSYREGFLLHLYLEDNIVGLGEIAPLEIHEENLQDVEEQLRFLIHVMKGAKINYMLPTLHGSYSSWIRSELGIMPSSIFPSVRCGLEMAILNAIAGKQDSNLSSILSCHTNRDVVSEKSQGVKICALLNPHGTPEEVAQVASMLVQEGFTAIKLKVARQADPIQDALIIQEVRKKVGYKIQLRADANRKWTYEEAIRFSSSVKNCDLQYIEEPVQDEHDIVKFCEESGLSVALDETIDNCRHDPLKMLANHVHPGIVAVVLKPSVLGGFETSAMVARWAQHQEKMAVVSSTFESGVGLSAYILFSHYIDLHQAKLFKTRSHKVDPPIAHGLGTYQWLKDDVTTDPLKISHHPNSECVEANIADASRLLQNFQVNHKVMVRKSTDEEVRRYNLMVKLKGNQYSINAIEVGHETDNVLVFLHGFLGTCEEWIPIMKAISGTARCISIDLPGHGNSVGQSHATEEAAETPRLSIEIIADVLHNVLQQITSKKIILIGYSMGARISLYMTLKFTDKIKGATIISGSPGLKNASERKVRRAKDDNRAQILVTYGLPVFLDSWYEGELWKSLRSHPHFQKIVSSRLRHNDVHGLAKALSDLSIGRQPSLWEDLKHSETPLLLVVGESDAKFKAIARKMFDEFGCNREVWDGSGSPDSSCEIFEVPGSGHAAHLENPLAVARALRKFLTRVNKEFID, from the exons ATGGGTCCTCCTCTGACGCTGTCGCAAGCGGCCGCCTCCCTTCCCCGGCCGTCGACCCTCTATTGCCCCTCCGTCCCCTCTCTCTCGCCCTCCCTCTCCACCTCCTCGCCGCTTCTCTGCACGACTTCGTTCGACTCTCCTCGCCCCGCTCTTCGCGTCCGTCGGATGCGGAATGCAGAG GTGGCCGAGGCGGTGAGATTCGACGGTCCTGTTATTCATGTCGATGCGTTATCTGCTATCGAGGACGATGAGTTGGTGGTGGAGAATTGCATTACGCGAACTCTGCCCCCTGCATTGACCCTCGAACGCGGCCTCCAGAGTATTAAAGAAGCCGTGGAGAAGCTGAAGTTGGATCCTCCTCTTCCTGCTAGCGGATTTTTCAGATTCTCG GTTATGGTACCCCCTAGTGCGAAAGCTCTATGTTGGTTTTGCGTTCAACCTGAGTCATCCAAGgtctttcctctgttttttatGTCCGAAGAGGAAGAGCCAACCTATAAATCATTGTACTTGAATGAGACCAGGGGAACTTTTGGAATTGGGGCAGCTGCTTATTTCAGGTACTCTTCTTCAGAAGCCACTGGAGAATCCACTCAGATCAAAAG ATATTTATCGAATGATTCGGCACTGATAAAGGCTTATGGTTTTCTGGATGTTAATTTCAACGCAGAGTTGTCTTCCATGGAACATGAGGCAGGCTCATTTTACTTTTTCATTCCTCAG ATCGAGCTGGATGAATGTGAGGATGTTTCTATTTTGTCAGCAACACTGGCCTGGAGTGGGCCTTCCTCCTGTCCATTTGAGGAGGCTCTTGTTTCGTTCGAGTCATCTTCACAGCAG GTGATTTCATATATTCAGAATACTGGAGAGAAATTCCCTGTTGCTCGTATACAATCTACTCTTGGAAAGCTCAATGTGGTGGAGAATCCTTTAACCTCGATG GTCCAGAGATATGTGACATCACCAGATGCAATCAATGTTTTATCTGACCCGATGGATCTG GAAGTGGCTTCATATTCCTCTCAGTTTACTGTCAGGCTTTCACCAAAGATTACTGTATCGAATAATATG CTGTCACAAGCAACCGAAAGAAGTTACTCAGTGCGGGATCTTGCCAACATTAATTCAGTTTGGGCTTCACTAATCATTGAGGAATGCTTCCGACTTGGCTTGACG TACTTTTGTATAGCTCCGGGATCAAGATCATCTCCACTTGCTATTGCTGCAGCGAGTCATCCTTTGGCTACGTGTATTGCTTGCTTTGATGAGCGTTCACTGGCATTTCATGCTATTGGTTATGCAAGAGGATCTCGGAGACCAGCCATTGTAATAACGACATCAGGCACTGCAGTATCAAATCTTCTTCCTGCG GTTGTTGAGGCCAGCCAAGATTTTATGCCTCTTCTATTACTCACTGCTGACCGTCCTCCGGAGCTGCAGGATGTTGGAGCAAACCAATCAGTCAATCAG GTAAAccattttggttcttttgtgAGGTACTTCTTCAGTCTTCCTGTGCCAAGCGATCATATTCCTGCACGAATGGTACTTACAACACTTGATTCTGCTGTGCATTGGGCGACCTCTGCGCCTCGTGGCCCTGTTCATCTTAACTGTCCTTTTCGGGAACCTCTAGATGGAAGACCAGAGAAGTGGATGCTTAGCTGTTTGAATGGGTTAGATTTTTGGATGGCCAATGTTGAACCATTTACTAAGTATATCCAAGTGCAACATTACCACTCAAACACTGATGCTGCGTGTCGAATGGAAGAGATTTCAAAGTCAATTCAAGCTTCAGACAGAGGGCTTCTATTACTTGGTGCAATCCACTCAGAGGATGACATATGGGCAGTTCTTCTCTTGGCTAAGCACCTTTGTTGGCCTGTTGTAGCCGACATATTATCTGGTTTAAGATTAAGAAGGCTTTCATCTGTGGAGAACATTTTGTTTCTGGATCATCTTGATCATGCTCTGGTCTCAAATTCCTTCAAAAATTGGATGCAGGTTGATGCGGTAATTCAG ATTGGAAGTAAAATTACAAGCAAAAGAGTTTCTCAAATGCTAGAGAATTCCCCCCCACGTTTGTATATCATGGTTGATGAGCATCCATGTCGCCATGACCCATCACACATGATGACGCACAGGATCCAGAGTTCCATTGTTGGATTTGTTGATGTCCTTCTCAGAGGTCACTTTTTATACAAAAGCAGTACATGGAGTGACTATCTACAAGCTCTGAATAATATG GTTGCACGGGAGttatcttttcaaattgatGCTGAACACTCTTTAACTGAACCTCAAGTTGCTCGTGTGATTTCAAAAACACTCTCACCTGCGAAAGCTCTATTTGTTGGAAACAGCATGGTAATTCGGGATATGGACATGTATGGACAGAGTCGGACAAATTTTACTGATAAAGTCACTTCGACATTGCTCAATTCAAGACTGCAGTATCAGCTGATACAGATAGCTGGAAATAGAGGAGCTAGTGGCATTGATGGTTTACTTAGCACAGCCGTTGGCTTTGCTCTTGGTAGCAACAAACAA GTAGTTTGTCTAATCGGTGATGTCTCTTTCCTTCATGATACAAATGGCTTGGCAATTTTGAGCCAAAG AAGGACATCAAGAAAACCGATGACAATTATTGCCATAAACAATCACGGTGGTGCAATTTTCAGTCTCCTTCCTATTGCAAAAAATGCCGATCCTCAAGTGCTGGATAAGTATTTCTACACTTCCCATAACGTCTCAATTAGGGAGCTGTGCCTTGCTCATGG CGTGAAGCATGTCCTGGTGCATGCGAAGAAAGAATTTCAAGATGCTCTAAACAAATCTAACTATGAAAGAATGGATTGTGTCATTGAAGTCCAAAGCGACATTGAAGCAAATGCAGTTACTCACAG TTCTTTGAGAAGTTTTGCTTCACAAGCAGCAAATGGTGCTTTACGTATCCTTATGAAGATTCCTGCACCAGGCACTGTTTCACTTTCACCTCAGTTCCTGGTTTGTGAAATTCTCAGGGTGGAATTCTCCATGTACAG AATTCCGCTAGTGGCACCACCCACTTCAGCTGATCCTGATTGTGATTGTGCAACTTCATACAGAGAGGGCTTTCTGTTGCATTTGTATCTTGAAGATAATATTGTTGGGCTTGGCGAG ATTGCGCCCCTTGAAATTCATGAAGAAAACCTGCAAGATGTAGAAGAGCAGCTTCGGTTTCTCATCCATGTGATGAAAGGAGCTAAGATTAATTATATGCTTCCTACACTTCATGGGTCATATTCTTCTTGGATAAGGAGCGAATTGGGAATTATG CCAAGTTCAATCTTTCCAAGTGTCAGATGTGGTCTGGAAATGGCTATCCTCAATGCCATTGCAGGAAAACAAGATTCTAATTTGTCAAGCATACTTAGTTGCCATACCAATAGAGATGTAGTATCTGAGAAGTCACAGGGTGTCAAGATATGTGCTTTACTTAATCCACATGGGACTCCTGAAGAGGTGGCTCAAGTTGCTAGTATGCTTGTCCAGGAGGGATTTACAGCAATAAAGTTGAAA GTAGCACGCCAGGCAGATCCAATTCAAGATGCTCTTATTATACAGGAAGTGAGAAAGAAGGTTGGGTACAAGATTCAACTCCGTGCAGATGCCAATAGGAAGTGGACTTATGAAGAAGCAATCCGATTTTCCTCTTCTGTTAAAAACTGTGATTTGCAGTATATTGAG GAACCTGTCCAAGATGAACATGATATTGTAAAGTTCTGCGAAGAGAGTGGATTATCTGTTGCTCTGGATGAGACTATTGATAACTGTCGACATGACCCTCTCAAAATGCTTGCAAATCATGTTCACCCAGGAATAGTTGCTGTT GTCCTTAAACCAAGTGTGCTTGGTGGATTTGAAACCTCAGCTATGGTTGCTCGGTGGGCTCAGCATCAGGAGAAGATGGCCGTCGTAAGCTCTACATTCGAAAGTGGTGTGGGTTTATCGGCGTACATTTTGTTTTCCCATTATATTgatctacatcaagcaaagttATTCAAAACAAGGAGCCACAAAGTTGATCCACCCATAGCACATGGTCTTGGGACTTATCAGTGGCTCAAAGATGATGTGACAACTGATCCTCTGAAGATTTCTCATCATCCGAATAGTGAGTGTGTAGAAGCAAATATAGCTGATGCTAGTAGACTGCTTCAGAATTTTCAGGTCAATCACAAGGTCATGGTTAGAAAATCTACTGATGAGGAAGTCCGTAGATACAACTTGATGGTGAAATTGAAGGGCAATCAGTATTCAATCAATGCGATCGAAGTTGGGCATGAAACT GACAATGTACTTGTGTTCCTTCACGGTTTTCTAGGAACTTGTGAAGAATGGATACCAATAATGAAGGCCATTTCAGGAACAGCGAGATGCATTTCTATTGACCTTCCTGGCCACGGGAATTCAGTTGGCCAATCACATGCGACTGAAGAAGCAGCTGAGACACCAAGACTGTCTATTGAGATTATTGCAGATGTGTTACACAACGTACTACAACAGATAACTTCTAAGaagattattcttattggataTTCGATGGGAGCAAGGATATCATTGTATATGACCTTAAAATTTACTGACAAG ATTAAAGGAGCCACGATTATATCCGGAAGCCCTGGGTTGAAGAATGCCAGTGAAAGAAAAGTTCGCCGTGCTAAAGATGACAACAGAGCGCAAATTCTTGTTACATATGGCTTACCAGTCTTTCTTGATTCTTGGTATGAAGGAGAGCTGTGGAAGAG CTTAAGGAGCCATCCACATTTTCAGAAGATAGTTTCGAGCCGCTTACGGCACAATGATGTACATGGTCTTGCAAAAGCTCTATCCGATTTGAGCATTGGGAGGCAACC GTCACTTTGGGAAGACTTAAAGCACAGTGAGACTCCTCTTTTGCTTGTTGTGGGGGAAAGCGATGCGAAGTTCAAGGCAATTGCTCGAAAAATGTTTGATGAATTTGGCTGCAACAGAGAAGTCTGGGATGGCTCAGGCTCGCCAGATTCTAGCTGTGAGATCTTTGAAGTTCCTGGGAGTGGGCATGCTGCTCATTTGGAGAACCCTCTTGCCGTTGCTCGGGCATTGAGAAAGTTCTTGACAAGAGTAAATAAAGAGTTCATAGACTAA